The window TTCATTGCTGTGAGAAAAGGACGGAGGCAAATTTTAGCAGCAACCTCCACCTGACTGCTTGACCGGAGTGCTCTGGATTTTAACATTGGACTTCTCTGCACCACCAGCTGTTGCTCCAGGACCCATTCGCTTTTTAATCTCAGCTGCCATTGTCATGAAAGACTGTTCTACATTCGTTGCATTCTTAGCACTGGTTTCCAAAAATGGAATTCCGAGGGAATCGGCAAATTCCTAAGAGAACATATAAGGCACAATTAATTGAAAAATCTTTTTCACTTAGTGCATTTCATCGTCTGAAATGGGGAGTGATGAAGGACTAAGTTTACTGAATCCAAGCAGACACTGCACAAATTACTACTGTCAAAGTATTCTGgcgcatgtatttttaaaagctaaggcAGTTGCGGCCATTGTGTGACTCCATACCCATAGATAATTCAAATTCAGCACCTTCCAATTCAGTTTGAAAACCAAACTTTAAACATACCTTTGCTGTTGTGTAGTCTACTACTTTCTTTGTGGTCAGATCACATTTGTTCCCTACCAACAACTTGTTGACGTTTTCACTGGCGTAACGGTCTATTTCCTGCAGCCACTGTTTAACATTATTGAAGGACtcctaaaaagacattttaaagaatGATAATACAGTTCTGGACACAACTGTTCTAATGAAGCAAGTGATAAACAGATGTATCTCTCCTGACCTAAGACGAGCTAGTGAGACAATCTAGCTACAAAAGAAGAACTCTAATGCTGGGAGAGAAGTGAACTGACATTAAAATGATGATACATATGTACAtgaataagaaaacagaatttgaaGCCTTGAGGATGAAAATGCCTTATCTGAGAGGGAAATACAGCTCAGCAATAAACTACAGCTCAGGCAAATCCAACTGTTTTGGAGTATGCCATTTATATGCACTACAAAACCTGGTTTTTGAAACGTGACAGAATTTTGGTTTATGAATAAACCTACGAAATGTGAACTACTAGAGATGtcaaaaatcattaaataaaCGGGTCCAAAGTAAAGatgcttgttttcttttccatagtCATATTTAAGGgaggaaattttccatttttaaatattacaagtCATTactggagatttttaaaactagcaacatttttttcctcatgttGATATCACTCACCCAATACTCCTAATGGTGCTGAATCTAAAGTCTGTAATTCTAGCTATCTCCTAATTAGCTATGATTTCATAGTTGAGGTGAGATTTAACATCTCCTACAAGAATTATATATTCTAATTTTCAGAGTtcatctttcattcttttctttgacGGGCAAAATAAAAGGACCCTGAAATTTTCTAACTTTCTGGTCAAAAGATCAATTATGGCCCTCGGACCACATTCTTCACACTATCTCCACATCCCCCTACCTTCTTTCAACAGCTCACCTTTAGCTACTCACTCTCCTCTTAAAATCTTCCTCAGAGCTCATCCTATTTCTGAACCACATACTCCACAGGCAGAAGCCTCTAATCTTACTTTTGGCAATTCCGACAGGTCTAATTACCAGGCAAACTCCTGTTAACACTTGGCACCAAAAACAGCATAAGCCAAACAATCTCAGTTCCCTCCACACTCTTGACAAAATGATCAGTTATTTAGTTGATAATAAATATAACTTGGGTCCCTTGAAAGCAAATGTAAAACCAATTACTAAATTTCCTATTTACTAAAGgaaaatattaggaaattttGGTTGACCCATTCATTAGGTGTTCAAATGATGTAGGGGAGAAAAATAACAATGTACCTGTCCTTAAAAGATACATTGgtttagaaaaaatgttttttatgtcATTCACTTCCTTAGGGGTGGACAAAGTTTTCTGCCATATAAATGATACTGATGGCTTATATGGAAGGTAGACTAGTCTGCTATTTATCAAGGAGTAACTTACTACTTTGTCAGTGTAACAATTTTTCCTGGAGCTTACCTGATCTGTCACATCATACACGACTATGATGCCATGGGCTCCTCTGTAATAACTGGAGGTGATTGTTCGAAATCTTTCTTGGCCTGCTGTGTCCCACTAGTATAAAACAATCAAGAAATCCAAACAATTCCATTAAAACAGAGTtggggaaaaggagggaggagggagaacagtTTAGTTTACATAGTTGTGGATTACCAGGATTTGATATAGAAACATTAGCTCTCTGTGCTCACACTACTAAATTGCAGGGTAACTGCCAAATACCCGAAGGTCCAGAAAAGAAGGTAGTGTCTAATTTAGCTTGCAGTAATGCTACCAATACTATAAAGCTACTGGTCTACTAACACCCCTGTAACAGTACAACTCTCACACATAAGACAAAATTACTTGCTAGCACAATTTATCATCATGGAAAGCACTGAAAGGACCTAATGCAGATAACCACCAGTCAAGATAGCACTTTAGCCATCTCAGGAACAATTATTTTAATCCTAGGGAAAACAATGTAGGTAAGATGATTCCAAATACTtctataaaattcattttaagagCACTTTACCACATTTCATTTAGGCTCCAACACTGGAAACAAATAACATTGCTACATTAAAGTTCTGggttaaaaaaaactattaaaaatatcaagggactccctggtggcacagtggttaagaatccacctgccaatgcaggggacacagattcgagtcctagtccgggaagatcccgtatgccatggagcaactaagcccgtgtgcctagagcccgtgctccgcagtaagagaagccaccgcacctcaacgaagagtagcctctgctcacaacaactagagagagcccacgcacagcaatgaagacccaatgcagccaaaaaaaaaatcaagaaaacagatttttaaagccACGACTTTAACCAGGCAGGGCAATGAGAATTTTGTTTAACTTGCTCCTAGACAATGTccgtttcttaaaaaaaattgtttagaaaAGCTACCTACCCCACTAAAAAATACCGGTAAAAGATAACATCTTGATTGATGGGGAAATAACAGAATGGTTACTTAATGGTTaccattaaagaaacaaaaacaaaaaatggacttAACGCCTAAGACAAGTGGAGATTAAGATGCCACAGCCTTTAGTGGGAAGGAATTGTAAAGTTTTGGAATATATCTGTGAACTTGACATTGATCCCTACTAGTCctagatggcaaaaaaaaaaaaaaaaaagttcaggagcACTCAGTGAAATCACTTCCTTTTCTAAGACCCAGCCAACATAGAGCTGTTAAAAATAAGCTTTAATTTTGGGGAAATTTAAATACAAACTGGATATTAGATAACATTAAGGCATTAGTGTCAGTTTTGTTTTACTATGTCTATTTTACATAGTAAAATAGAGATGCATAATTAGTATTTCTGGAATAAAGTATCATATCTATAATTTAACATACTGAGGGGGGAGGGCGGGGAGAAGTAATAATGAAGCAAATAAAGTAGTATGTTAACAATtgttaatttaaaacaaacaaaagccaccATAGcttcattacctttttcatcCAAAGTACTAGCCTATGAGAGTCAGGAGACTATCTAGATCTACTGTTATCAGTAAGGAGCCTCAAGTCTTTCAGGATATCCTTGGAGAAGCATGACCTCTGGAGCCAAGCCAACGTGACTTCAAAACATCTTTGGCTTCCTGGTTATTTAACTCTAGGAAGAGTCACCTAACAGTTTCTTCGTCTATAAATCCCAGATACCGCTCACTTTATAGAATTGCTAAGTTTAAATGAACTAATGCTTGTAAAATGCCTAGCACAACGCCTGATTATAGATGCTGCTCAATAAAATGTtagttcccttctcttctctgcccACCAACCCCTTTCACAAAGATAGCACAACAACAGGAAGAAAATGTTTCTGAATAAATGTTAACAAAGAATTGTAGCTGACTAAGCAATGGCATCCAAAGAGCAAAATTTCTGAGGTCTCCTTGCCACTCTGAAAACTCTGCTGACTCTATATCCTAACAGTACCTTCACCTTCCTCTGTAACTGATCACCCTCTATGTACATAATCCTCATTACCCCTCATAATCACAGGGTAACTGATTTTCCCATGTTTGTCTCTCCCACTGAAATGGGATCTCCTCCTATGGGGCTGTGTTTCATTCATCCCTTCAACCTTGAATCTATCTGAATGTCTGTGTAATGTATGCATTTCCATAAAGCTTCGAAAATGAATAAACCATCACAGAAAGAGGCCTTTCATGGTATGGGACTACACTCTGTACATGCCCCGCACCGCTGAATGTTCTGTAATCACCAACTCTGATAAAGACCCAGATGGCACACTTGAACAGGAAAAGcagaaaagataattaaaatatagataaatcCAATCATTTTGAAAGACCCAGAAAACTTGGAAGGGTAATTCAAACCAGGCAAGATGAAATGTAACAGGGTTAAAAGTAAAATCctgcatttaggtttttaatgcCCTAGTCACAAAATAtaagacttaaaaacaaaaaaaaaaaaaactttaagatcCAAACTAGTAGGTAAAATGGTTATTGAGATAGCAAATGTAGTAAACGCAGGTTTTCTTTTTATGTCCTTGAATGGGCCAGTGATGAGAAAATAGCATGAGTCCCTGAagtgtgagagaaaaaaaagaaattcagagtcCGAATCAATAGAGAATTTACCCCATGTAGTCACACTGGCTGGATTATAtctttgtatttgattttagGAATCTCATTTTAATAAACAGCATGTATAAAATGTAAGAGCAACCCAAACCCAAATTGTAAAAGGTTCTGAAAACATGCTTCCAGAAAGGAATGACCGACTTCAGAGGTAGAAGGTGTGGTAAGATCAATCTAAATGGCAGGCTGCcaatagaaaagaaattaatCTCTATCAGGCAGCTGCAAAAGGCAGAGTAGTAAGAGACAGAAGTTAAAGGAAATTGGCTTTGGCTCAAAATAAGAATTAATAACTAAAAGGTTATTTATAAATGGAACTAGCTGCTTTGAAAAATGGTGAGCTTCTCAGAAATGTTCAAAAAAAGGCACCAGATAGGGAAAGGAAAGATGAAAGAAGATGAAAGAAGACTGAGTGAGTGACCTATAAGATCCCTTCCAGCCAGA is drawn from Mesoplodon densirostris isolate mMesDen1 chromosome 14, mMesDen1 primary haplotype, whole genome shotgun sequence and contains these coding sequences:
- the RAB1A gene encoding ras-related protein Rab-1A, whose amino-acid sequence is MSSMNPEYDYLFKLLLIGDSGVGKSCLLLRFADDTYTESYISTIGVDFKIRTIELDGKTIKLQIWDTAGQERFRTITSSYYRGAHGIIVVYDVTDQESFNNVKQWLQEIDRYASENVNKLLVGNKCDLTTKKVVDYTTAKEFADSLGIPFLETSAKNATNVEQSFMTMAAEIKKRMGPGATAGGAEKSNVKIQSTPVKQSGGGCC